The Megalobrama amblycephala isolate DHTTF-2021 linkage group LG13, ASM1881202v1, whole genome shotgun sequence genome contains a region encoding:
- the cep76 gene encoding centrosomal protein of 76 kDa isoform X2 has translation MSLPPEKATELKQIIHDHLIKMDIHGKIRDVLAETVRGDGHHGQHSLSEEDFIHALQRRGIVDDVMKDLNFTNVDVSHTEADTVNKSATRFVDKNITQLKTTNISPLRRYLYLQVLGGKAFLEHLQEPEPLPGQVCSTFTLHLHFRNQRFRSKPVPCACEPDLQEGFLLEVHRDGPGDASKMADATTMLSICDPVHMVLIKTDTSGDTTLVSSYFLDWRTVLSSPNGKNGVSVELLGVGSECKVPVGVLNLKLELYPPLTETLSPDVITTQQSLERQKTAEKERLFLVYAKQWWQEFLEIRPSHQSKLVKIFAQDENGVNRPVCSYVRVLRAGRLLESPRQAARFVSLLAQERAPVVGGGVRQEQWCSMMAFLCRNKGDCEDHATLLCSLLLGFGLDAYVCVGTKAKNIPHTWVLTCGTDGSITFWESFTAHRYLHRPIDPDAPPMVPQPKPTHPYRTLGCVFNHKTFLANCQPSDAVELCVFDFTDGSRWKAMSEEAVRSVCAPGSTSSLPPTPPLCSPSLVPNEASNQLELEMRYLLAEHRKDLGLATVWDDHLSYLLSAALSAYELERCTGVSCGNEEFQDAVRRAVPDGHTFKGFPIHFLHRNARRAFATCLRSPFCEEIVCCRGDHVRLAVRVRVFAYPESACAVWIMFACKYRSVL, from the exons ATGTCCCTGCCACCAGAAAAAGCAACCGAGTTAAAACAAATAATTCATGACCATTTAATCAAG ATGGATATCCATGGTAAGATTCGTGATGTTTTAGCGGAGACAGTGAGGGGTGATGGGCACCATGGACAGCACTCACTCTCTGAGGAAGACTTCATACATGCGCTCCAGCGGAGGGGAATCGTGGATGATGTGATGAAAGACCTCAACTTTACAAATGTG GATGTTTCTCACACTGAAGCTGATACTGTGAACAAGTCTGCGACCCGTTTTGTGGACAAGAACATCACACAGCTGAAGACAA CTAACATCAGTCCACTACGGCGATACCTCTACCTACAAGTTCTGGGTGGTAAGGCTTTCCTGGAACATTTGCAGGAGCCAGAGCCTTTACCTGGTCAGGTGTGCTCTACATTCACCCTTCATCTCCACTTTCGCAACCAGCGCTTCCGCTCCAAACCAGTCCCATGTGCTTGTGAACCAGACCTACAGGAGGGCTTTCTTCTGGAAGTCCACAGAGATGGCCCAG GAGATGCTAGCAAGATGGCTGATGCAACCACCATGTTGTCCATCTGTGATCCAGTGCATATGGTGCTGATTAAAACCGACACATCTGGGGACACAACACTCGTTTCTTCTTATTTTCTTGACTGGCGAACAGTTCTCAGTTCTCCCAATGGAAAAAATGGTGTCTCAGTAGAACTTCTAGGAGTGG gcaGTGAATGTAAAGTACCTGTTGGTGTTCTGAATCTGAAGTTGGAACTGTATCCTCCCCTTACTGAGACCCTGAGCCCTGATGTCATCACCACCCAG CAATCCCTGGAGAGACAGAAAACGGCAGAGAAGGAGAGGCTGTTTTTGGTATATGCCAAACAGTGGTGGCAGGAGTTCTTGGAGATTCGACCCTCACACCAGTCCAAACTTGTGAAGATCTTTGCACAG GACGAAAATGGTGTGAACCGGCCTGTATGCTCATATGTACGTGTACTGCGTGCCGGAAGGTTGCTTGAGAGTCCGCGGCAGGCGGCGCGTTTTGTTAGCCTATTAGCTCAGGAGAGAGCGCCTGTGGTAGGAGGAGGAGTCAGGCAGGAGCAGTGGTGCTCAATGATGGCATTTCTGTGCAGGAACAAG GGTGACTGTGAGGATCATGCCACGTTGCTGTGTAGTCTGCTGTTGGGATTTGGACTGGATGCTTATGTATGTGTGGGCACCAAAGCCAAGAACATTCCACACACCTGGGTCTTGACCTGCGGTACAGACGGCTCCATCACCTTTTGGGAAAGTTTCACTGCACACAG ATACCTTCACAGACCAATAGACCCAGATGCTCCTCCCATGGTCCCCCAACCAAAACCGACTCACCCTTACCGGACACTCGGCTGCGTCTTCAACCACAAGACGTTCTTGGCGAACTGTCAGCCATCAGATGCTGTGgagctgtgtgtgtttgacttCACAGACGGCTCCCGCTGGAAGGCCATGAGTGAGGAGGCTGTGAGATCTGTATGTGCACCCGGCTCCACCTCCTCTCTCCCCCCGACTCCTCCTCTCTGCTCCCCTTCTCTAGTGCCCAATGAGGCCAGCAACCAACTGGAGCTGGAGATGCGCTACCTATTAGCAGAGCATAGGAAG GATCTTGGTCTGGCAACGGTCTGGGATGATCACCTGTCATACCTGCTGTCAGCAGCGTTGTCGGCGTATGAACTAGAGCGCTGTACGGGTGTGTCATGTGGAAACGAGGAGTTTCAGGATGCTGTGAGAAGGGCAGTGCCCGACGGACACACTTTTAAAGGCTTTCCCATTCATTTCTTGCACCGTAATGCACGCAGGGCATTCGCTACCTGCCTCAG GTCACCGTTCTGTGAAGAGATTGTTTGCTGCCGAGGGGATCATGTGCGACTGGCGGTGAGGGTTCGTGTTTTTGCTTATCCAGAGTCAGCTTGTGCTGTTTGGATCATGTTCGCTTGCAAGTACAGATCTGTGCTGTGA
- the cep76 gene encoding centrosomal protein of 76 kDa isoform X1 has protein sequence MSLPPEKATELKQIIHDHLIKMDIHGKIRDVLAETVRGDGHHGQHSLSEEDFIHALQRRGIVDDVMKDLNFTNVQDVSHTEADTVNKSATRFVDKNITQLKTTNISPLRRYLYLQVLGGKAFLEHLQEPEPLPGQVCSTFTLHLHFRNQRFRSKPVPCACEPDLQEGFLLEVHRDGPGDASKMADATTMLSICDPVHMVLIKTDTSGDTTLVSSYFLDWRTVLSSPNGKNGVSVELLGVGSECKVPVGVLNLKLELYPPLTETLSPDVITTQQSLERQKTAEKERLFLVYAKQWWQEFLEIRPSHQSKLVKIFAQDENGVNRPVCSYVRVLRAGRLLESPRQAARFVSLLAQERAPVVGGGVRQEQWCSMMAFLCRNKGDCEDHATLLCSLLLGFGLDAYVCVGTKAKNIPHTWVLTCGTDGSITFWESFTAHRYLHRPIDPDAPPMVPQPKPTHPYRTLGCVFNHKTFLANCQPSDAVELCVFDFTDGSRWKAMSEEAVRSVCAPGSTSSLPPTPPLCSPSLVPNEASNQLELEMRYLLAEHRKDLGLATVWDDHLSYLLSAALSAYELERCTGVSCGNEEFQDAVRRAVPDGHTFKGFPIHFLHRNARRAFATCLRSPFCEEIVCCRGDHVRLAVRVRVFAYPESACAVWIMFACKYRSVL, from the exons ATGTCCCTGCCACCAGAAAAAGCAACCGAGTTAAAACAAATAATTCATGACCATTTAATCAAG ATGGATATCCATGGTAAGATTCGTGATGTTTTAGCGGAGACAGTGAGGGGTGATGGGCACCATGGACAGCACTCACTCTCTGAGGAAGACTTCATACATGCGCTCCAGCGGAGGGGAATCGTGGATGATGTGATGAAAGACCTCAACTTTACAAATGTG CAGGATGTTTCTCACACTGAAGCTGATACTGTGAACAAGTCTGCGACCCGTTTTGTGGACAAGAACATCACACAGCTGAAGACAA CTAACATCAGTCCACTACGGCGATACCTCTACCTACAAGTTCTGGGTGGTAAGGCTTTCCTGGAACATTTGCAGGAGCCAGAGCCTTTACCTGGTCAGGTGTGCTCTACATTCACCCTTCATCTCCACTTTCGCAACCAGCGCTTCCGCTCCAAACCAGTCCCATGTGCTTGTGAACCAGACCTACAGGAGGGCTTTCTTCTGGAAGTCCACAGAGATGGCCCAG GAGATGCTAGCAAGATGGCTGATGCAACCACCATGTTGTCCATCTGTGATCCAGTGCATATGGTGCTGATTAAAACCGACACATCTGGGGACACAACACTCGTTTCTTCTTATTTTCTTGACTGGCGAACAGTTCTCAGTTCTCCCAATGGAAAAAATGGTGTCTCAGTAGAACTTCTAGGAGTGG gcaGTGAATGTAAAGTACCTGTTGGTGTTCTGAATCTGAAGTTGGAACTGTATCCTCCCCTTACTGAGACCCTGAGCCCTGATGTCATCACCACCCAG CAATCCCTGGAGAGACAGAAAACGGCAGAGAAGGAGAGGCTGTTTTTGGTATATGCCAAACAGTGGTGGCAGGAGTTCTTGGAGATTCGACCCTCACACCAGTCCAAACTTGTGAAGATCTTTGCACAG GACGAAAATGGTGTGAACCGGCCTGTATGCTCATATGTACGTGTACTGCGTGCCGGAAGGTTGCTTGAGAGTCCGCGGCAGGCGGCGCGTTTTGTTAGCCTATTAGCTCAGGAGAGAGCGCCTGTGGTAGGAGGAGGAGTCAGGCAGGAGCAGTGGTGCTCAATGATGGCATTTCTGTGCAGGAACAAG GGTGACTGTGAGGATCATGCCACGTTGCTGTGTAGTCTGCTGTTGGGATTTGGACTGGATGCTTATGTATGTGTGGGCACCAAAGCCAAGAACATTCCACACACCTGGGTCTTGACCTGCGGTACAGACGGCTCCATCACCTTTTGGGAAAGTTTCACTGCACACAG ATACCTTCACAGACCAATAGACCCAGATGCTCCTCCCATGGTCCCCCAACCAAAACCGACTCACCCTTACCGGACACTCGGCTGCGTCTTCAACCACAAGACGTTCTTGGCGAACTGTCAGCCATCAGATGCTGTGgagctgtgtgtgtttgacttCACAGACGGCTCCCGCTGGAAGGCCATGAGTGAGGAGGCTGTGAGATCTGTATGTGCACCCGGCTCCACCTCCTCTCTCCCCCCGACTCCTCCTCTCTGCTCCCCTTCTCTAGTGCCCAATGAGGCCAGCAACCAACTGGAGCTGGAGATGCGCTACCTATTAGCAGAGCATAGGAAG GATCTTGGTCTGGCAACGGTCTGGGATGATCACCTGTCATACCTGCTGTCAGCAGCGTTGTCGGCGTATGAACTAGAGCGCTGTACGGGTGTGTCATGTGGAAACGAGGAGTTTCAGGATGCTGTGAGAAGGGCAGTGCCCGACGGACACACTTTTAAAGGCTTTCCCATTCATTTCTTGCACCGTAATGCACGCAGGGCATTCGCTACCTGCCTCAG GTCACCGTTCTGTGAAGAGATTGTTTGCTGCCGAGGGGATCATGTGCGACTGGCGGTGAGGGTTCGTGTTTTTGCTTATCCAGAGTCAGCTTGTGCTGTTTGGATCATGTTCGCTTGCAAGTACAGATCTGTGCTGTGA
- the ptpn2a gene encoding tyrosine-protein phosphatase non-receptor type 2a isoform X1, giving the protein MDQEFENIDSSGQWQNLYNEIRNQSQECACKVAKFPENHNRNRYRDVSPYDHSRVRLENSENDYINASLITVDEAQRRYILTQGPLRNTCGHFWLMIWEQRSKAIIMLNRVIEKGSEKCAQYWPSKEERDMDFSDTGFMVTLVSEDVEPNYTIRLLELQNDKTGETREIYHFHYTTWPDFGVPESPASFLNFLFKVRESGSLGPENGPAVVHCSAGIGRSGTFSLVDTCLVLMDTRKDPLSVDIQKVLLDMREYRMGLIQTPDQLRFSYMAVIEGAKSILRESTLQVSNMQKQPKECQEPEAYLVSSSQSPIWSSEKHNGQSDSCTEPQDPGRERDRIESPKEERLTESKTLGVRKRNREERIASTAQKVQQMKLKLSDSEKKKENWQFWRPILLNVGAGAAVALGLCMCWAFLSQ; this is encoded by the exons ATGGACCAGGAGTTTGAGAACATCGATTCATCTGGACAGTGGCAAAACCTTTATAAT GAAATCCGTAACCAGTCCCAGGAGTGTGCCTGCAAAGTGGCAAAGTTCCCAGAAAATCACAATAGGAATAGATATAGAGACGTCAGTCCCT ATGATCACAGTCGGGTGAGATTAGAAAATTCAGAAAATGACTACATAAATGCGAGCCTAATTACCGTGGATGAGGCCCAGAGAAGGTACATATTGACACAG GGTCCCCTGAGGAACACTTGTGGTCACTTCTGGCTAATGATTTGGGAACAACGTTCCAAAGCAATTATTATGCTTAACAGAGTTATAGAAAAAGGCTCG GAAAAGTGTGCGCAGTACTGGCCATCAAAGGAGGAGCGAGACATGGACTTCAGTGACACTGGGTTTATGGTGACTCTGGTGTCTGAAGATGTCGAACCCAATTACACAATAAGACTATTAGAACTTCAAAATGACAAG ACAGGAGAAACCAGAGAGATCTACCATTTTCATTACACAACGTGGCCTGATTTTGGTGTACCAGAGTCCCCAGCATCATTCCTCAACTTCCTTTTCAAGGTTCGAGAGTCTGGCTCTTTGGGGCCAGAGAACGGACCTGCGGTGGTTCACTGCAGTGCAGGAATAGGGCGGTCTGGGACCTTCTCATTGGTTGACACCTGCCTTGTCTTG ATGGACACGAGGAAAGACCCTTTGTCTGTAGACATACAAAAGGTTTTGTTAGATATGAGAGAGTATCGAATGGGTCTTATCCAAACCCCAGATCAGCTTCGTTTTTCATACATGGCAGTCATAGAGGGAGCAAAGAGCATCCTGAGAGAGTCTACTCTACAAGTATCAAACATG CAGAAGCAGCCTAAAGAATGTCAGGAACCAGAAGCTTATTTGGTTTCATCTTCTCAAAGCCCCATCTGGAGTTCAGAGAAACACAACGGACAGTCTGACTCTTGTACGGAACCACAAGATCCAGGAAGAGAACGAGACAGGATAGAGTCACCAAAGGAAGAGCGGCTTACAGAGTCAAAAACATTAGG CGTACGCAAGCGGAACCGTGAGGAGCGAATAGCCAGCACAGCACAGAAGGTGCAGCAAATGAAGCTGAAACTGAGCGATtcggaaaaaaagaaagagaactGGCAGTTCTGGAGACCAATTCTCCTAAATGTCGGTGCTGGTGCCGCCGTAGCACTAGGACTGTGCATGTGCTGGGCCTTTCTGTCCCAGTAA
- the LOC125244148 gene encoding CD59 glycoprotein-like: MSFSTFKTHLNMKGQICIASVILMSLFCLGQTLECFRCDLGFWNLCFTTKTNCSDDELCYVGIGKAASVLDIKVMGCLPMEECNKTTVVEFLANKTLYSMKTTCCEEDFCNSGLAVQLSLTPLFLTILLIAQMMGVF, from the exons ATGAGTTTTTCTACTTTTAAAACTCACTTAAACATGAAAGGACAAATTTGTATTGCGTCTGTGATTTTgatgtctttgttttgtttgg GACAAACACTTGAGTGTTTTCGGTGTGATCTTGGATTCTGGAATCTGTGTTTCACTACTAAGACAAACTGCAGCGATGATGAGTTGTGTTATGTGGGAATTGGTAAAGCAG CTTCTGTCCTGGATATAAAGGTGATGGGTTGTCTTCCCATGGAGGAATGCAACAAGACAACAGTTGTAGAGTTTCTTGCCAACAAGACCTTATACTCCATGAAGACCACGTGTTGTGAGGAAGACTTCTGCAACTCCGGCCTTGCAGTTCAGTTGTCCCTCACTCCTCTCTTTCTTACCATACTTCTCATTGCCCAGATGATGGGTGTGTTTTGA
- the ptpn2a gene encoding tyrosine-protein phosphatase non-receptor type 2a isoform X2, whose amino-acid sequence MKSVTSPRSVPAKWQSSQKITIGIDIETSVPGPLRNTCGHFWLMIWEQRSKAIIMLNRVIEKGSEKCAQYWPSKEERDMDFSDTGFMVTLVSEDVEPNYTIRLLELQNDKTGETREIYHFHYTTWPDFGVPESPASFLNFLFKVRESGSLGPENGPAVVHCSAGIGRSGTFSLVDTCLVLMDTRKDPLSVDIQKVLLDMREYRMGLIQTPDQLRFSYMAVIEGAKSILRESTLQVSNMQKQPKECQEPEAYLVSSSQSPIWSSEKHNGQSDSCTEPQDPGRERDRIESPKEERLTESKTLGVRKRNREERIASTAQKVQQMKLKLSDSEKKKENWQFWRPILLNVGAGAAVALGLCMCWAFLSQ is encoded by the exons AT GAAATCCGTAACCAGTCCCAGGAGTGTGCCTGCAAAGTGGCAAAGTTCCCAGAAAATCACAATAGGAATAGATATAGAGACGTCAGTCCCT GGTCCCCTGAGGAACACTTGTGGTCACTTCTGGCTAATGATTTGGGAACAACGTTCCAAAGCAATTATTATGCTTAACAGAGTTATAGAAAAAGGCTCG GAAAAGTGTGCGCAGTACTGGCCATCAAAGGAGGAGCGAGACATGGACTTCAGTGACACTGGGTTTATGGTGACTCTGGTGTCTGAAGATGTCGAACCCAATTACACAATAAGACTATTAGAACTTCAAAATGACAAG ACAGGAGAAACCAGAGAGATCTACCATTTTCATTACACAACGTGGCCTGATTTTGGTGTACCAGAGTCCCCAGCATCATTCCTCAACTTCCTTTTCAAGGTTCGAGAGTCTGGCTCTTTGGGGCCAGAGAACGGACCTGCGGTGGTTCACTGCAGTGCAGGAATAGGGCGGTCTGGGACCTTCTCATTGGTTGACACCTGCCTTGTCTTG ATGGACACGAGGAAAGACCCTTTGTCTGTAGACATACAAAAGGTTTTGTTAGATATGAGAGAGTATCGAATGGGTCTTATCCAAACCCCAGATCAGCTTCGTTTTTCATACATGGCAGTCATAGAGGGAGCAAAGAGCATCCTGAGAGAGTCTACTCTACAAGTATCAAACATG CAGAAGCAGCCTAAAGAATGTCAGGAACCAGAAGCTTATTTGGTTTCATCTTCTCAAAGCCCCATCTGGAGTTCAGAGAAACACAACGGACAGTCTGACTCTTGTACGGAACCACAAGATCCAGGAAGAGAACGAGACAGGATAGAGTCACCAAAGGAAGAGCGGCTTACAGAGTCAAAAACATTAGG CGTACGCAAGCGGAACCGTGAGGAGCGAATAGCCAGCACAGCACAGAAGGTGCAGCAAATGAAGCTGAAACTGAGCGATtcggaaaaaaagaaagagaactGGCAGTTCTGGAGACCAATTCTCCTAAATGTCGGTGCTGGTGCCGCCGTAGCACTAGGACTGTGCATGTGCTGGGCCTTTCTGTCCCAGTAA